A stretch of Mus caroli unplaced genomic scaffold, CAROLI_EIJ_v1.1 scaffold_20689_1, whole genome shotgun sequence DNA encodes these proteins:
- the LOC110289032 gene encoding olfactory receptor 142 — translation MVHKNNVTELIFTGLFQDPEVQKLCFVLFLPVYLATLLGNGLIFVTVSISKTLHSPMYFFLSSLSLVEICYSSTVAPKFITDLLAEVKTISLKGCLTQIFFFHFFGVVEIILLVVMAYDRYVAICKPLHYMIIMSRQVCHMLVAGSWLGGLIHSIIQIIITIPLPFCGPNVIDHYFCDLHPLLKLACTDTFMEKFIVMANSGLFSIISLFILVSSYAVILISLRKHSAEGRRKALSTCASHITVVILYFGPGAFIYMRPSSAFTEDKLVSVFYTVITPMLNPIVYTLRNTEMKNAIRMFWSQKDK, via the coding sequence ATGGTCCATAAAAATAATGTAACCGAGTTAATTTTCACTGGCCTTTTCCAGGACCCAGAGGTTCAGAAGTTGTGCTTTGTGCTGTTCCTTCCTGTGTACCTGGCCACATTGCTGGGCAACGGTCTTATTTTTGTGACAGTCAGCATCAGTAAGACTTTACAttctcccatgtacttcttcctcagctcCTTGTCCCTGGTGGAGATCTGCTACTCCTCTACAGTTGCCCCTAAGTTCATCACTGACTTACTTGCTGAGGTTAAAACCATCTCCCTGAAGGGCTGTCTGACTCAGAtattcttcttccatttctttggtGTTGTTGAAATCATTTTGCTAGTggtgatggcctatgaccgctatgtggccatctgcaaacCTCTTCATTACATGATCATCATGAGTCGTCAAGTATGTCACATGCTGGTGGCTGGCTCCTGGCTGGGGGGCCTCATTCACTCCATAATCCAGATCATCATCACTATTCCATTGCCCTTCTGTGGTCCCAATGTAATTGACCACTACTTCTGTGACCTGCATCCATTACTTAAGCTTGCTTGCACTGACACCTTTATGGAGAAGTTTATTGTAATGGCTAACAGTGGTCTGTTCTCTATAATCTCTCTCTTCATCTTGGTGTCCTCCTATGCTGTTATCCTAATCAGCTTGAGGAAGCATTCTGCAGAGGGGAGACGGAAGGCCCTCTCCACCTGTGCCTCACACATCACAGTGGTCATTCTGTACTTTGGGCCTggtgcatttatttatatgagacCCTCCTCTGCCTTCACTGAAGACAAGCTTGTGTCTGTGTTCTACACAGTCATCACTCCCATGCTGAACCCCATTGTTTATACTCTAAGgaatacagaaatgaaaaatgcTATACGTATGTTCTGGAGCCAAAAAGACAAGTGA